One part of the Capricornis sumatraensis isolate serow.1 chromosome 13, serow.2, whole genome shotgun sequence genome encodes these proteins:
- the MAS1 gene encoding proto-oncogene Mas: protein MDEANGTSFVAEEPSNASTSGNTSVRDPRREIPIVHWVIMSISPLGFVENGILLWFLCFRMRRNPFTVYITHLSVADISLLFCIFILSVDYALDYELSSGYYYTIVTLSVTFLFGYNTGLYLLTAISVERCLSVLYPIWYRCHRPKHQSAFVCALLWALSCLVTTMEYVMCIDSEGQTHSRSDCRAVIIFIAILSFLVFTPLMVVSSTILVVKIRKNSWASHSSKLYLVITVTIIIFFIFAMPMRLLYLLYYEYWSTFKNLHHVSLLFSTINSSANPFIYFFVGSSRKKRFKESLKVVLTRAFKDEMQPRHPEDRTATTATETVV, encoded by the coding sequence ATGGATGAGGCAAACGGGACATCATTTGTTGCTGAGGAGCCCTCCAACGCCTCAACCAGCGGGAACACCTCCGTCAGGGACCCGCGCCGGGAAATTCCCATCGTGCACTGGGTGATCATGAGCATCTCCCCGCTGGGCTTTGTTGAGAACGGAATcctcctctggttcctctgcttccgGATGAGAAGGAACCCCTTCACTGTCTACATCACCCACTTGTCCGTCGCGGACATTTCGTTGCTCTTTTGCATCTTTATTCTGTCTGTCGACTACGCCTTAGACTACGAGCTCTCTTCTGGCTACTACTACACAATTGTCACGTTATCGGTGACATTTCTCTTTGGCTACAACACCGGCCTGTACCTGCTGACAGCCATCAGCGTGGAGAGGTGCCTGTCTGTCCTGTACCCCATCTGGTACCGGTGCCACCGCCCCAAGCACCAGTCGGCGTTCGTCTGCGCCCTCCTGTGGGCACTCTCCTGCTTGGTAACCACCATGGAATACGTCATGTGCATTGACAGTGAGGGACAGACCCACTCCCGAAGTGACTGCAGGGCCGTGATCATCTTCATAGCCATTCTGAGCTTCCTGGTCTTTACTCCCCTCATGGTGGTGTCCAGCACCATCTTGGTGGTGAAGATCCGGAAGAACTCGTGGGCGTCCCACTCCTCGAAGCTGTACCTGGTCATCACGGTCACCATCATCATATTCTTCATCTTCGCCatgcccatgaggctcctctacCTGCTCTATTACGAGTACTGGTCGACATTCAAGAACTTGCACCacgtttctcttctcttctccaccaTCAATAGCAGCGCCAAcccttttatttacttctttgtgggcagcagcaggaagaagcGGTTCAAGGAGTCCTTGAAAGTGGTTCTGACCAGGGCTTTCAAAGATGAGATGCAGCCCAGACATCCAGAAGACCGCACGGCCACCACAGCAACCGAGACTGTGGTCTGA